From one Anoplolepis gracilipes chromosome 10, ASM4749672v1, whole genome shotgun sequence genomic stretch:
- the LOC140669912 gene encoding glyoxylate reductase/hydroxypyruvate reductase isoform X2: MSSVEMDTPKVLITRPDIPIAGLSLLNERYKTILWDKPEPIPRTELLSKISGVDALFCVLTDKIDDEVLKAAGSQLKVVASMSVGVDHLDLNALKKRGIRVGYTPDVLTEATAELVVGLLLATSRNLLQANKAIYKGEWKTWAPKWMCGTGLSGKTVGIVGLGRIGFRVAEVLKSFNTAKILYTSRAIKPEASKFGGEKVEFDILLENSDFVVVTVALAPETKQMFNADVFKRMKKTAIFVNGSRGDVVDQEALIDALKSGTIAAAGLDVVTPEPIPLDNELLKLNNCVVLPHIGSATIETRDEMARITARNIMAVLEGEPENMPAQINLM; encoded by the exons ATGAGTTCTGTCGAAATGGATACAcctaaagttttaattacacGACCGGACATACCTATTGCAGGTTTATCTTTACTGAACGAACG ATATAAGACCATACTTTGGGACAAACCTGAACCGATACCACGAACAGAATTATTGTCTAAAATCAGTGGAGTAGATGCTCTGTTTTGTGTGCTAACGGATAAAATAGATGATGAAGTTCTGAAAGCTGCAGGTTCACAATTGAAAGTTGTGGCATCTATGTCAGTGGGTGTCGATCACCTGGATTTAAACGCTTTAAAGAAAAGAGGCATCAGAGTCGGTTATACTCCTGATGTTTTGACTGAAGCAACCGCAGAACTGGTAGTAGGTCTTTTATTAGCCACGTCGAGGAATTTATTGCAGGCGAATAAAGCAATTTACAA AGGCGAATGGAAAACCTGGGCGCCGAAATGGATGTGTGGTACAGGATTGTCTGGGAAGACTGTAGGAATTGTCGGTTTGGGTAGAATCGGCTTCAGGGTGGCAGAGGTGCTCAAAAGCTTCAACACCgctaaaatattgtatacaaGCAGAGCAATCAAACCGGAGGCGTCCAAATTCGGCGGTGAAAAAGTCGAATTTGACATATTACTCGAGAACAGTGATTTTGTCGTAGTGACTGTAGCTTTAGCGCCAGAGACGAAGCAAATGTTTAACGCTGACGTTTTCAAGCGAATGAAAAAAACAGCTATATTCGTGAACGGTAGTCGTGGAGACGTGGTGGATCAAGAAGCACTAATAGACGCCTTGAAGAGTGGCACAATTGCAGCAGCTGGCTTAGACGTTGTGACACCGGAACCGATACCATTAGATAATgaacttttaaaattgaataattgtg TCGTTTTACCTCACATAGGAAGCGCTACCATAGAGACCAGAGATGAAATGGCCAGAATTACAGCAAGAAATATTATGGCTGTTTTAGAAGGGGAACCTGAAAATATGCCtgcacaaattaatttaatgtag
- the LOC140669917 gene encoding hatching enzyme 1.2-like isoform X1 yields MKMKLLTCTYLFCTTIAIASPINKSSVNAIHPIVPNNIVRTSNQNDLLRLYESSQDPEVRPGLFEGDIAVTSEYFNYLRVGLRWDVFPDKLWQNRTVPYVISVLYDPQDYIKIYKAITYINYMTCIKFIPWDGKLKDFLLIWPIMYPKGCWSFVGKFGGTQILSLEPPNEKGPNCLENEGRAIHELMHALGIFHEHSRADRDTYIDIHYENIIPGFRSNFNKQSPENATYSYEYGYDSIMHYGNYFFSIDPMKPTVTPKTPGVMIGQRKAMSKTDCLKLNNLYGCLDKPEEARIYHHICKTLGL; encoded by the exons atgaaaatgaaattgctaacgtgtacatatttattttgcacaacCATTGCAATCGCTTCaccaataaataaatcttctgTCAACGCAATACACCCTATCGTGCCTAATAATATAG TTAGAACATCGAAccaaaatgatttattacgtCTTTATGAATCGTCGCAAGACCCGGAAGTCCGTCCTGGTTTGTTTGAAGGAGATATAGCTGTAACTAGCGAA tatttcaattatttgcgTGTTGGATTACGTTGGGATGTTTTTCCGGATAAACTGTGGCAAAATAGAACAGTTCCCTATGTAATTAGCGTTCTATAtg ATCCGcaggattatataaaaatatataaagcaattacatatataaattatatgacatGCATCAAGTTTATTCCATGGGATGGTAAACTCAAGGATTTCTTACTGATTTGGCCAATAATGTATCCTAAAGG ATGCTGGTCGTTTGTGGGCAAATTTGGTGGAACTCAGATTCTTTCCCTGGAACCACCAAACGAGAAAGGACCGAATTGCTTGGAAAACGAGGGAAGAGCGATACACGAGTTGATGCACGCTCTCGGTATCTTCCACGAGCACAGTCGTGCCGATAGAGACacgtatatagatatacattacgaaaatattatacctG GATTTCGATCAAACTTCAACAAGCAATCACCGGAGAACGCGACGTATAGTTATGAGTATGGATATGACAGTATAATGCATTACggtaactatttttttagtatagaTCCTATGAAACCAACTGTGACACCGAAAACGCCCGGTGTCATGATCGGCCAACGAAAAGCGATGAGTAAAACCGATTGCTTGAAACTGAACAATCTTTACGGATGTTTGGACAAACCGGAGGAAGCACGAATATATCACCATATCTGCAAAACGCTAGGATTGTAA
- the LOC140669917 gene encoding hatching enzyme 1.2-like isoform X2, translated as MKMKLLTCTYLFCTTIAIASPINKSSVNAIHPIVPNNIVRTSNQNDLLRLYESSQDPEVRPGLFEGDIAYFNYLRVGLRWDVFPDKLWQNRTVPYVISVLYDPQDYIKIYKAITYINYMTCIKFIPWDGKLKDFLLIWPIMYPKGCWSFVGKFGGTQILSLEPPNEKGPNCLENEGRAIHELMHALGIFHEHSRADRDTYIDIHYENIIPGFRSNFNKQSPENATYSYEYGYDSIMHYGNYFFSIDPMKPTVTPKTPGVMIGQRKAMSKTDCLKLNNLYGCLDKPEEARIYHHICKTLGL; from the exons atgaaaatgaaattgctaacgtgtacatatttattttgcacaacCATTGCAATCGCTTCaccaataaataaatcttctgTCAACGCAATACACCCTATCGTGCCTAATAATATAG TTAGAACATCGAAccaaaatgatttattacgtCTTTATGAATCGTCGCAAGACCCGGAAGTCCGTCCTGGTTTGTTTGAAGGAGATATAGCT tatttcaattatttgcgTGTTGGATTACGTTGGGATGTTTTTCCGGATAAACTGTGGCAAAATAGAACAGTTCCCTATGTAATTAGCGTTCTATAtg ATCCGcaggattatataaaaatatataaagcaattacatatataaattatatgacatGCATCAAGTTTATTCCATGGGATGGTAAACTCAAGGATTTCTTACTGATTTGGCCAATAATGTATCCTAAAGG ATGCTGGTCGTTTGTGGGCAAATTTGGTGGAACTCAGATTCTTTCCCTGGAACCACCAAACGAGAAAGGACCGAATTGCTTGGAAAACGAGGGAAGAGCGATACACGAGTTGATGCACGCTCTCGGTATCTTCCACGAGCACAGTCGTGCCGATAGAGACacgtatatagatatacattacgaaaatattatacctG GATTTCGATCAAACTTCAACAAGCAATCACCGGAGAACGCGACGTATAGTTATGAGTATGGATATGACAGTATAATGCATTACggtaactatttttttagtatagaTCCTATGAAACCAACTGTGACACCGAAAACGCCCGGTGTCATGATCGGCCAACGAAAAGCGATGAGTAAAACCGATTGCTTGAAACTGAACAATCTTTACGGATGTTTGGACAAACCGGAGGAAGCACGAATATATCACCATATCTGCAAAACGCTAGGATTGTAA
- the LOC140669917 gene encoding hatching enzyme 1.2-like isoform X3 yields MKMKLLTCTYLFCTTIAIASPINKSSVNAIHPIVPNNIDPEVRPGLFEGDIAVTSEYFNYLRVGLRWDVFPDKLWQNRTVPYVISVLYDPQDYIKIYKAITYINYMTCIKFIPWDGKLKDFLLIWPIMYPKGCWSFVGKFGGTQILSLEPPNEKGPNCLENEGRAIHELMHALGIFHEHSRADRDTYIDIHYENIIPGFRSNFNKQSPENATYSYEYGYDSIMHYGNYFFSIDPMKPTVTPKTPGVMIGQRKAMSKTDCLKLNNLYGCLDKPEEARIYHHICKTLGL; encoded by the exons atgaaaatgaaattgctaacgtgtacatatttattttgcacaacCATTGCAATCGCTTCaccaataaataaatcttctgTCAACGCAATACACCCTATCGTGCCTAATAATATAG ACCCGGAAGTCCGTCCTGGTTTGTTTGAAGGAGATATAGCTGTAACTAGCGAA tatttcaattatttgcgTGTTGGATTACGTTGGGATGTTTTTCCGGATAAACTGTGGCAAAATAGAACAGTTCCCTATGTAATTAGCGTTCTATAtg ATCCGcaggattatataaaaatatataaagcaattacatatataaattatatgacatGCATCAAGTTTATTCCATGGGATGGTAAACTCAAGGATTTCTTACTGATTTGGCCAATAATGTATCCTAAAGG ATGCTGGTCGTTTGTGGGCAAATTTGGTGGAACTCAGATTCTTTCCCTGGAACCACCAAACGAGAAAGGACCGAATTGCTTGGAAAACGAGGGAAGAGCGATACACGAGTTGATGCACGCTCTCGGTATCTTCCACGAGCACAGTCGTGCCGATAGAGACacgtatatagatatacattacgaaaatattatacctG GATTTCGATCAAACTTCAACAAGCAATCACCGGAGAACGCGACGTATAGTTATGAGTATGGATATGACAGTATAATGCATTACggtaactatttttttagtatagaTCCTATGAAACCAACTGTGACACCGAAAACGCCCGGTGTCATGATCGGCCAACGAAAAGCGATGAGTAAAACCGATTGCTTGAAACTGAACAATCTTTACGGATGTTTGGACAAACCGGAGGAAGCACGAATATATCACCATATCTGCAAAACGCTAGGATTGTAA
- the LOC140669913 gene encoding bifunctional methylenetetrahydrofolate dehydrogenase/cyclohydrolase, mitochondrial-like isoform X2, translating into MQEAAIIDGLKIADEIQEELKTVIDTCVNAGKKRPKLVAILVGNHPASKAYIGRKMKAAKIVGIESYTIHLGEDITQAELLVEIDNLNKDPSVDGVLVQLPLPKGMNDKEVCQAIIPKKDVDGFHLVNLGNLTLDKSSIIPATPLAVKELVLRSKIETFGKNAVVVGRSKHVGLPIALLLHADGKGETGALDMTTTICHINTPHTELEKYTKLADLVVVAAGVPGLITKEMIKPGACVIDVGITRVKTADGKYRLVGDVDYEGVKKVAGHITPVPGGVGPMTVAMLMKNTVAAAMRNQKDAKESDRLEDSKAFVY; encoded by the exons at gCAAGAAGCTGCGATAATAGATGGGTTAAAAATAGCAGATGAGATTCAAGAGgaattaaaaactgttatagataCTTGTGTAAATGCTGGGAAAAAAAGACCAAAATTAGTAGCAATCTTAGTTGGAAATCACCCAGCTAGCAAAGCATATATTGGTAGAAAAATGAAAGCTGCAAAGATAGtag GAATTGAGAGTTACACTATTCATTTGGGAGAAGATATAACACAAGCGGAACTTCTTGTGGAAATTGATAATCTTAATAAAGATCCATCCGTTGATGGCGTACTAGTACAATTACCATTGCCAAAAGGAATGAATGACAAAGAAGTGTGCCAAGCAATAATTCCTAAAAAAGATGTAGATGGGTTCCATTTAGTGAATCTTGGCAATTTGACACTGGACAAGAGTAGTATTATACCAGCCACCCCCCTGGCTGTCAAAGAATTAGTACTTAGAAGCAAAATCGAGACATTTGGAAAAAATGCTGTGGTTGTTGGTAGATCGAAACATGTAGGACTACCTATTGCGTTATTACTTCACGCAGATGGCAaag gTGAAACAGGTGCCTTGGACATGACAACGACAATCTGCCATATTAACACACCTCACACAGAACTAGAAAAGTATACAAAGCTGGCGGATCTAGTAGTGGTGGCGGCTGGAGTTCCCGGCTTGATCACCAAGGAAATGATAAAACCGGGCGCTTGCGTGATTGACGTGGGAATTACCAGGGTAAAGACGGCAGACGGCAAGTATCGCCTGGTAGGAGATGTGGATTACGAAGGTGTAAAGAAAGTTGCTGGACATATTACACCAGTCCCCGGTGGCGTGGGTCCCATGACGGTGGCGATGCTAATGAAGAACACAGTCGCGGCAGCTATGAGAAATCAGAAGGACGCGAAGGAGTCCGATCGTTTAGAGGATAGCAAGGCATTTGTATATTGA
- the LOC140669913 gene encoding bifunctional methylenetetrahydrofolate dehydrogenase/cyclohydrolase, mitochondrial-like isoform X1, with the protein MFSRKSIFSVVSQTFARKLHLSKIRQEAAIIDGLKIADEIQEELKTVIDTCVNAGKKRPKLVAILVGNHPASKAYIGRKMKAAKIVGIESYTIHLGEDITQAELLVEIDNLNKDPSVDGVLVQLPLPKGMNDKEVCQAIIPKKDVDGFHLVNLGNLTLDKSSIIPATPLAVKELVLRSKIETFGKNAVVVGRSKHVGLPIALLLHADGKGETGALDMTTTICHINTPHTELEKYTKLADLVVVAAGVPGLITKEMIKPGACVIDVGITRVKTADGKYRLVGDVDYEGVKKVAGHITPVPGGVGPMTVAMLMKNTVAAAMRNQKDAKESDRLEDSKAFVY; encoded by the exons ATGTTCTCCCGGAAGAGCATCTTCTCCGTCGTCTCGCAGACTTTTGCGAGAAAGCTGCATCTGTCAAAAATCCG gCAAGAAGCTGCGATAATAGATGGGTTAAAAATAGCAGATGAGATTCAAGAGgaattaaaaactgttatagataCTTGTGTAAATGCTGGGAAAAAAAGACCAAAATTAGTAGCAATCTTAGTTGGAAATCACCCAGCTAGCAAAGCATATATTGGTAGAAAAATGAAAGCTGCAAAGATAGtag GAATTGAGAGTTACACTATTCATTTGGGAGAAGATATAACACAAGCGGAACTTCTTGTGGAAATTGATAATCTTAATAAAGATCCATCCGTTGATGGCGTACTAGTACAATTACCATTGCCAAAAGGAATGAATGACAAAGAAGTGTGCCAAGCAATAATTCCTAAAAAAGATGTAGATGGGTTCCATTTAGTGAATCTTGGCAATTTGACACTGGACAAGAGTAGTATTATACCAGCCACCCCCCTGGCTGTCAAAGAATTAGTACTTAGAAGCAAAATCGAGACATTTGGAAAAAATGCTGTGGTTGTTGGTAGATCGAAACATGTAGGACTACCTATTGCGTTATTACTTCACGCAGATGGCAaag gTGAAACAGGTGCCTTGGACATGACAACGACAATCTGCCATATTAACACACCTCACACAGAACTAGAAAAGTATACAAAGCTGGCGGATCTAGTAGTGGTGGCGGCTGGAGTTCCCGGCTTGATCACCAAGGAAATGATAAAACCGGGCGCTTGCGTGATTGACGTGGGAATTACCAGGGTAAAGACGGCAGACGGCAAGTATCGCCTGGTAGGAGATGTGGATTACGAAGGTGTAAAGAAAGTTGCTGGACATATTACACCAGTCCCCGGTGGCGTGGGTCCCATGACGGTGGCGATGCTAATGAAGAACACAGTCGCGGCAGCTATGAGAAATCAGAAGGACGCGAAGGAGTCCGATCGTTTAGAGGATAGCAAGGCATTTGTATATTGA
- the LOC140669912 gene encoding glyoxylate reductase/hydroxypyruvate reductase isoform X1, with amino-acid sequence MQYRKASFFKRSERFVFSHRLNPAICNCPKVLMSSVEMDTPKVLITRPDIPIAGLSLLNERYKTILWDKPEPIPRTELLSKISGVDALFCVLTDKIDDEVLKAAGSQLKVVASMSVGVDHLDLNALKKRGIRVGYTPDVLTEATAELVVGLLLATSRNLLQANKAIYKGEWKTWAPKWMCGTGLSGKTVGIVGLGRIGFRVAEVLKSFNTAKILYTSRAIKPEASKFGGEKVEFDILLENSDFVVVTVALAPETKQMFNADVFKRMKKTAIFVNGSRGDVVDQEALIDALKSGTIAAAGLDVVTPEPIPLDNELLKLNNCVVLPHIGSATIETRDEMARITARNIMAVLEGEPENMPAQINLM; translated from the exons ATGCAATACAGGAAGGCTAGTTTCTTTAAGCGAAGCGAGAGATTTGTTTTTTCACACAGGCTCAATCCAGCGATCTGCAATTGTCCGAAAGTCCTAATGAGTTCTGTCGAAATGGATACAcctaaagttttaattacacGACCGGACATACCTATTGCAGGTTTATCTTTACTGAACGAACG ATATAAGACCATACTTTGGGACAAACCTGAACCGATACCACGAACAGAATTATTGTCTAAAATCAGTGGAGTAGATGCTCTGTTTTGTGTGCTAACGGATAAAATAGATGATGAAGTTCTGAAAGCTGCAGGTTCACAATTGAAAGTTGTGGCATCTATGTCAGTGGGTGTCGATCACCTGGATTTAAACGCTTTAAAGAAAAGAGGCATCAGAGTCGGTTATACTCCTGATGTTTTGACTGAAGCAACCGCAGAACTGGTAGTAGGTCTTTTATTAGCCACGTCGAGGAATTTATTGCAGGCGAATAAAGCAATTTACAA AGGCGAATGGAAAACCTGGGCGCCGAAATGGATGTGTGGTACAGGATTGTCTGGGAAGACTGTAGGAATTGTCGGTTTGGGTAGAATCGGCTTCAGGGTGGCAGAGGTGCTCAAAAGCTTCAACACCgctaaaatattgtatacaaGCAGAGCAATCAAACCGGAGGCGTCCAAATTCGGCGGTGAAAAAGTCGAATTTGACATATTACTCGAGAACAGTGATTTTGTCGTAGTGACTGTAGCTTTAGCGCCAGAGACGAAGCAAATGTTTAACGCTGACGTTTTCAAGCGAATGAAAAAAACAGCTATATTCGTGAACGGTAGTCGTGGAGACGTGGTGGATCAAGAAGCACTAATAGACGCCTTGAAGAGTGGCACAATTGCAGCAGCTGGCTTAGACGTTGTGACACCGGAACCGATACCATTAGATAATgaacttttaaaattgaataattgtg TCGTTTTACCTCACATAGGAAGCGCTACCATAGAGACCAGAGATGAAATGGCCAGAATTACAGCAAGAAATATTATGGCTGTTTTAGAAGGGGAACCTGAAAATATGCCtgcacaaattaatttaatgtag
- the Sirt1 gene encoding uncharacterized protein Sirt1 produces the protein MASSSELLEYSSPVKRRKIDGGDHEGNVSATLEGPSLTELPRDSPHDELEEILGADSGFNELSDESKSTSISPAITSLKSSSRIDSASNGIGCIIDTTDEKDEMSSTVSNLSDLSGLSDLSGDVEISHQWRNASSWIQKQMLTGANPRDLLHHLFMDSTLIPEQVDDLTLWKIIINMMSEPPRRQKLRHINTLSDAVRLIRNSKKIIVLTGAGVSVSCGIPDFRSKNGIYSRLAQDFPDLPDPQAMFDINYFSQDPRPFYKFACEIYPGQFKPSPCHRFIKMLEKQKKLLRNYSQNIDTLEQVAGIKNVIECHGSFATASCTRCKYQVKADDVREDIFAQRIPTCPKCRINALPSISEINCSENYRDLVSQGIMKPDIVFFGEGLPDAFHDAMAKDKDDCDLLIVIGSSLKVRPVALIPSSIPAHVPQILINREPLPHLKFDIELLGDGDIIINQICHLLGDTYKEICWHDKILKEASQLLLSRHLSDMWEQNQDTTSNTEISRDSIEIDFKPQNVPLTENQNSLLTTNTISHQTENINVYTPSFHTGQCVKNAEESFNLFGENPKRRSSETTVEKDSKSMNFDSTCESKNSISSPAKMNVECAMTSLESRFNVASMSKKSFKECQVVPVTLSLSSEAVISENTLYKSLDNCDKSNEHDNTVMIDTMESDKLTPKPRQASVDSMLDSGIGDSCNSVDSTEEKFDIAELKNRSLERHCWQPKNRESLAIRLPENSYYQLAPGKYIFPGAEVYSEPEDFDQCSLSANSDSTDSDSDCSLEEEEEEDEEEETCADDDLSEGADADTDVQNNDAKWASNPCSAEQH, from the exons ATGGCGTCGAGTTCGGAGCTGCTGGAATATTCGTCTCCGGTGAAACGTCGCAAGATCGATGGCGGCGATCACGAGGGGAACGTCTCCGCGACCCTGGAGGGACCGTCGCTCACCGAGCTGCCACGTGACAGCCCGCACGACGAGCTCGAAG aaaTACTTGGCGCAGACAGTGGATTTAACGAACTGAGTGATGAATCTAAATCTACATCCATATCTCCTGCAATTACAAGTCTCAAATCATCATCTAGAATTGATTCTGCTAGTAATGGTATTGGTTGCAT aatcGATACCACAGACGAAAAAGACGAAATGTCTTCTACAGTATCAAATTTATCAGATTTATCAGGTTTGTCTGATCTTTCCGGAGATGTTGAAATCAGTCATCAATGGAGAAATGCTTCTTCATGGATTCAGAAACAGATGTTGACAGGTGCAAATCCAAGGGATCTCTTACATCACCTTTTCATGGATTCCACATTGATTCCTGAGCAAGTTGACGATCTTACATTATGGaag attataatCAATATGATGTCAGAACCTCCGAGGCGGCAAAAACTTAGACATATAAATACCTTATCGGATGCGGTACGATTAATTcgtaatagtaaaaaaattatagtcttGACTGGCGCTGGTGTTAGTGTTAGTTGTGGTATTCCTGATTTTAGAAGTAAAAATGGTATTTATTCAAGACTAGCACAAGATTTTCCAGACTTACCAGATCCACag GCTATGtttgacattaattattttagtcaAGATCCCAGAccattttacaaatttgcaTGTGAAATCTATCCAGGACAATTTAAACCTAGCCCATGTCACAGGTTCATCAAAATGTTAGAAAAACAGAAGaaacttttaagaaattattcacaaaatattgACACTTTGGAACAAGTGGCcggtattaaaaatgtaattgaatGCCATG gCTCTTTTGCCACTGCATCATGTACAAGATGTAAATATCAAGTGAAAGCAGATGATGTTAGGGAAGATATCTTCGCGCAGAGGATACCTACGTGCCCGAAATGCCGTATCAACGCATTGCCTTCTATATCCGAAATTAATTGCAGCGAGAATTACAGag ACTTGGTATCGCAAGGTATAATGAAGCCAGATATCGTTTTCTTCGGTGAAGGACTTCCAGACGCTTTTCACGATGCAATGGCCAAAGACAAAGATGATTGTGATCTTCTAATCGTTATTGGTTCATCCTTGAAGGTTCGGCCAGTAGCTCTAATTCCATCGTCCATTCCAGCGCATGTACCACAGATTCTCATTAACCGAGAACCATTGCCACATCTCAAATTCGACATTGAACTATTAGGCGATGgtgacattattataaatcaaatatgtcACTT ATTGGGTGACACTTATAAAGAAATCTGTTGGCATGATAAAATCCTGAAAGAAGCTTCACAACTTCTATTATCGCGCCATTTGTCCGATATGTGGGAACAGAATCAAGATACAACAAGCAACACTGAAATATCCCGAGACAGTATAGAGATTGATTTTAAACCACAAAACGTACCCTTGACTGAAAATCAAAACAGTCTATTGACTACAAATACAATATCGCACcaaacagaaaatataaatgtctatACACCATCTTTCCATACTGGTCAATGTGTCAAAAATGCAGAAGAAAGCTTCAATCTTTTCGGAGAGAATCCAAAGAGACGATCAAGTGAGACTACTGTAGAAAAGGATTCCAAAAGTATGAATTTCGATAGCACATGTGAATCAAAAAATTCCATATCATCACCAGCAAAAATGAATGTCGAATGTGCAATGACTTCATTAGAAAGTAGATTTAATGTTGCATCAATGTCTAAAAAGAGCTTTAAAGAATGTCAGGTGGTGCCAGTAACATTGTCTCTTTCTTCGGAAGCCGTTATAAGCGAAAATAccttatataaatcattagaCAATTGTGACAAATCAAACGAGCATGACAATACTGTAATGATAGATACAATGGAATCAGACAAATTGACACCGAAGCCTAGGCAAGCGTCAGTGGATTCCATGTTGGATTCGGGTATAGGTGACAGTTGTAATAGTGTCGATAGCACGGAGGAGAAATTCGATATTGCTGAATTAAAGAACAGAAGTTTAGAAAGACATTGTTGGCAACCAAAAAATCGAGAGAGCCTTGCCATCAGGTTACcag AAAATTCGTATTATCAATTAGCACCAGGTAAATACATCTTTCCCGGTGCGGAAGTCTATTCCGAACCTGAAGATTTTGATCAGTGTTCCCTCTCGGCTAATTCCGATAGTACAGATAGCGATAGTGATTGTTCtttagaagaagaagaagaggaggatgaagaggaagaaacat gTGCGGATGACGATTTATCGGAAGGAGCAGACGCTGACACTGACGTCCAAAACAATGATGCAAAGTGGGCCAGTAATCCTTGTAGTGCTGAACAGCATTGA
- the LOC140669915 gene encoding mitochondrial thiamine pyrophosphate carrier, which yields MRIRRIIMGFSQKTEPNLDHAIAGAASGFITRFLCQPLDVIKIRFQLQVEPISKCHISKYKSVSQAFLLILREEGISALWKGHIPAQLLSITYGTAQFYSYNVFIKMMQKLPKIEQWNHSMHFIAGTGAGSIAIIISFPFDTVRTRLVAQSSNHQVYNGVLHSCSSILRQESPKVFFSGLLPTLLQNAPHTGLQFAFYKFFTDCYKRYTSGTDTNFYNSMLSGSAAGFITKTIVYPFDLARKRLQIQGFQHGRKGFGKFFQCNGLLDCLKMTVKEEGIQGLFKGLVPTQIKATTTSALHFTVYEQVLLLLRIL from the exons ATGAGGATTAGGAGAATTATTATGGGATTTTCACAAAAAACTGAGCCAAATTTAGATCATGCAATTGCAGGAGCTGCTAGTGGATTTATAACGAGATTTCTATGTCAACCTTtagatgttataaaaattagatttcaa TTACAAGTTGAACCAATTTCAAAATGTCACATTAGCAAATATAAATCTGTTTCACAAGCTTTTTTGTTAATCTTGAGAGAAGAAGGAATTTCTGCTTTATGGAAAGGCCATATACCTGCGCAATTACTGTCAATTACCTATGGAACTGCTCAG TTTTATTCCTACAAtgtgtttataaaaatgatgcaAAAATTGCCAAAAATTGAGCAATGGAATCATTCGATGCATTTTATCGCTGGTACTGGTGCTGGAAGCATAGCGATAATCATTTCATTTCCTTTTGATACTGTAAGGACTAGATTAGTAGCCCAGTCGAGTAATCATCAAGTATATAATGGAGTATTACATTCTTGTAG ttCGATTCTTCGACAAGAGTCGCCGAAAGTTTTCTTCTCTGGTCTATTACCAACTTTATTGCAAAATGCTCCACACACTGGCTTGcagtttgcattttataaatttttcacagaTTGCTATAAAAGATATACTTCTGGTACTGatactaatttttacaattctatGCTATCTGGTAGTGCTGCTGGATTCATTACGAAAACGATTGTCTATCCATTTGATCTTGCTAGAAAAAGGTTGCAGATACAAGGTTTCCAACATGGACGTAAAGGATTCGGCAAATTCTTTCAATGTAATGGATTATTAGATTGCTTAAAAATGACTGTAAAAGAAGAGGGAATACAAGGTCTTTTTAAAGGTCTAGTACCGACTCAGATAAAAGCTACCACAACTTCAGCTCTGCATTTTACCGTCTATGAGCAAGTTTTATTACTGTTaagaatattgtaa